Below is a genomic region from Cryptosporangium phraense.
GCAATGGCGCTGGGCAGGTCCGAGGCTGGGCCGGCACGCGGCAGGGCCGGAGCGGTCTGGGGGCGGGCTGGCCTTGAGCGGGTGGGGTGCTTCTGTTAAGCGCCGCAGCGCCGCAGCGCCGCAGCGCCGCAGCGCCGCAGCGCCGCAGCGCCGCAGCGCCGCAGCCCCGCAGCGCCGCAGCGCCGCAGCGCCGCAGCGCCGCAGCCCCGCAGCGCCGCAGCGCCGCGAGCGCTTCGGAGGGCGGTGGACCACTGAGGTGATTCGCTGCCGCAGGTCGGACTGTCGTCGGGCGCGTCGGCCGGTCTTGCAATAGGACCGGGATCGCGCCACTGAGCACACGGACTCCCACCCACGGCCCAGCCATCGCGAGGCGAACGTCAACTCGCGTGGCCGCCGCCGAGGGCTCAGCCGCCGACGGCGAGCGGTCGTCACCGACTTCGCGCCGCTGCACACAACGGCCGGCGCTCTATCGAGCCTCCACCGCCGTCACCAGGGGCAGGGCGCGTCTCGGCCGAGTGGGGGCATTCTGGCAGGTCACGGCCCGCCTCGACGCGCCCACTCGGCCTCGATGCACCCAGCCGACACAGGAAATCAGACTCAGCGCAAGCCCTCGAGAACCCGCTGCGCCTCATTCAGGTACGCGGTGCTCACGAGCACGTCATAACGCCCCGCCGCCAACGAACTGCGCGACGCGAAATCGCGCTGACCACCGGTGAGCGAGTGGGCAACCAGCCCGAACACCGCACCCCAGATCGCCCCGATGACGATCGCGGTCAGGATCAGCGCCACCCAACCACCGAAGCTGTTGTCGGTGAACAGCCCGAGCAGCAGACCGAAGAACAGGCCGAACCAGGCGCCCGAGCCCGCACCGGCGATCGCCGCCTTGCCGAACGTCATCCGGCCGATCACCTGCTCGACCAGCCGCAGGTCCGTGCCGATGATCGTCGTGTGCTCGACCGGGAACTTCTCGTCAGAGAGGTAGTCGACGGCCTTCTGCGCCGACAGGTAGTCGCCGTAGCTCGCGAGCAACGTCCGGTCGACGGCGTTGGTCGAGTCGGTCGGTGGGCCGACAGGAATGGTCATCACGGTCTCCAGGGCAGTGCTGACCAGCGCGGCGAGCACCGCGCTGCGTGACCACTTGTACCCTCACTCCACCGGCCGAATCGAATGTTTACTCCTCTGTGACCAGTGGGGCCGTGCCAGACTCACCGCCATGTTCTTACCCGCGGGTAAGTTGCTGACCGTCGCGGCGGTGCTCCTCCTGGCTCTTCCGGCCTGCGGTACCGACGACGAGGACCCGTCCGCGCCGACGTCGTTCCGGACCTGCGAGCGGGTCGCCTGCAGCGGAACGATCGACGGCGTCGAGTACCAGTTCCGGCTGCCCCGCGTCTGGAACGGCACCCTGCTGCTCTACTCGCACGAATATCGCCCGGCCGACCCGTTCCCGCCTGATTTCGCCCCCGGGCGCACCGACGCCCCGGTCGCCGGCGACGACCGCGCCGCCGATCGGCTGCTCGACGCGGGGTACGCGCTCGCCGGGTCGGCCTGGGAGAGCAACGGCTACGCGATCCGCGACGGAGTCCGGGCCGCCCAGCAGCTGTACGAG
It encodes:
- a CDS encoding general stress protein, with translation MTIPVGPPTDSTNAVDRTLLASYGDYLSAQKAVDYLSDEKFPVEHTTIIGTDLRLVEQVIGRMTFGKAAIAGAGSGAWFGLFFGLLLGLFTDNSFGGWVALILTAIVIGAIWGAVFGLVAHSLTGGQRDFASRSSLAAGRYDVLVSTAYLNEAQRVLEGLR